A region from the Paenarthrobacter aurescens genome encodes:
- a CDS encoding O-antigen ligase has product MKISRNHPSVQTPVPPIGLDELNIGGPSARAHVPLLLKFAAFAIFFFPSNMVLKPLGAVGTLPLIIALLLLAVWLCSVLFGLTNPLDTRHPGRMGLVLLWVGTCASYAAMYSGYTGGSESPARAAADRWLILLLASAGIILVTAEAVKTLNAAMALTRALLAGAAFCCFVAAVQFFFRVDPMQLLQMAMPGFTNNGGNTTFQIRGSLMRVSGSTFHSIEMAVICAMLLPLSIWRSLYDPKGRKWVHWTITALLVFAIASTVSRSGILGLLAGMAVFLPFLPRVARRWAFIAAPVIVAILFVGVPGLVGTLGASLSAGESDPSISTRTNNYPRVAAMVEEHPFFGVGPGNYMPSNAIHILDNQYLNAAVTIGLVGLVGLIAYLTFPGLSALLAARASTLPALRCLAGAVAAGGIVAAICSLTFDSMSFPVFALAYPFIVGLSGGTWNMVRRELELQNDPAATEGRTRPPHNTKELFPKEGSWTP; this is encoded by the coding sequence ATGAAGATTTCGAGGAATCACCCGAGCGTCCAGACACCGGTACCTCCCATCGGGCTGGACGAGCTCAACATCGGCGGACCATCGGCCCGTGCACACGTACCCTTGCTGTTGAAGTTCGCCGCTTTCGCCATCTTCTTTTTCCCCTCCAACATGGTGCTGAAGCCACTGGGAGCTGTAGGGACGTTACCGCTCATCATCGCGCTGTTGCTGTTGGCCGTCTGGCTGTGCTCGGTCCTCTTTGGCCTGACCAACCCCCTGGATACCCGGCACCCCGGCCGCATGGGTTTGGTTCTCCTCTGGGTGGGAACATGCGCTTCCTATGCGGCAATGTACTCCGGCTACACCGGGGGAAGCGAAAGCCCCGCACGGGCAGCAGCCGACAGGTGGCTGATTCTCCTGCTGGCCAGTGCAGGAATCATACTCGTCACCGCAGAGGCGGTGAAGACGCTGAACGCAGCCATGGCCTTGACGCGGGCACTGTTGGCTGGCGCCGCATTCTGCTGTTTCGTGGCGGCCGTTCAATTCTTCTTCCGCGTTGATCCTATGCAATTGCTGCAAATGGCGATGCCGGGGTTTACGAACAACGGAGGAAACACAACCTTTCAGATACGCGGGTCATTGATGCGCGTATCAGGAAGTACCTTTCATTCAATCGAGATGGCCGTTATCTGCGCGATGCTTCTTCCGCTCTCCATATGGCGGAGCCTGTACGACCCAAAGGGCAGGAAATGGGTGCATTGGACCATCACAGCGTTACTGGTCTTCGCTATCGCCTCAACAGTCTCGCGCTCAGGAATCTTGGGCCTGCTGGCGGGAATGGCTGTTTTCCTGCCTTTCTTGCCCCGGGTTGCCCGGAGGTGGGCTTTCATTGCAGCCCCCGTGATCGTCGCCATATTGTTCGTTGGCGTACCCGGCCTGGTTGGCACGCTGGGCGCATCGTTGTCCGCCGGCGAAAGCGATCCTTCGATTTCAACGCGGACCAACAACTACCCCCGGGTGGCGGCAATGGTGGAAGAGCACCCGTTCTTCGGCGTCGGCCCGGGCAACTACATGCCGAGCAATGCAATACACATCCTTGACAACCAGTATCTGAACGCGGCGGTCACTATTGGCCTGGTGGGACTGGTGGGTTTGATCGCTTACCTGACGTTCCCGGGCTTGTCCGCCCTCCTCGCCGCCCGCGCCTCCACGCTTCCCGCGTTGCGTTGCCTGGCGGGAGCCGTCGCCGCCGGCGGAATCGTTGCCGCCATTTGCTCCCTGACTTTCGACTCCATGTCCTTCCCGGTGTTCGCCCTCGCTTATCCCTTCATCGTCGGACTGTCCGGAGGAACGTGGAACATGGTCCGGCGGGAACTCGAGCTACAAAACGATCCTGCCGCAACGGAGGGCCGAACCCGGCCGCCGCACAACACGAAGGAACTATTCCCCAAGGAGGGATCATGGACCCCGTAG
- the epsE gene encoding exopolysaccharide biosynthesis GT4 family glycosyltransferase EpsE, whose translation MTRFGYLVPEFPGQTHSFFWRELKALTELGYQPEPVSTRRPKQPGTIPPWAQDRLPEIHYLVPPGLAEIRSTATTALPGLRHPGTLAAASGLLPRPTTDMVRPRDVLRTAGLFWAGAALARHARTRGWSHIHVHSCAQAAQAALFAHMLSGITYSLTLHGPLSDYGPNQQQKWLNAKFSVVITERLLAETLPQLDGFMPTDVSVAPMGVELSDFTRATPYVPWGGAGPARLFCCARLNPSKGHKELLTAVRLISETGIEVQLTIAGEDDAGGKGYRATLENFIRELDLTQKVRLLGAVPEDRIKEELEKAHIFTLASHQEPLGVAIMEAMAMEVPVVATSAGGVPDLITTGHSGTLVDPGNPSSLAKAILHHLHNPSHSTATGQRARKALEEKFDVTKSARIVAARL comes from the coding sequence ATGACCAGATTTGGCTACCTGGTACCGGAATTCCCAGGTCAAACGCACAGCTTCTTCTGGCGTGAACTAAAAGCACTGACCGAACTCGGCTACCAGCCGGAACCGGTTTCGACCCGGCGGCCAAAGCAACCCGGGACCATACCACCATGGGCCCAGGACCGACTGCCGGAAATCCATTACCTCGTCCCACCGGGCCTGGCGGAAATCCGCAGCACGGCCACCACGGCACTTCCCGGACTCCGGCACCCCGGCACGCTTGCAGCTGCGTCCGGCCTGCTGCCACGCCCTACCACTGACATGGTGCGACCCCGCGACGTACTTCGAACGGCAGGACTTTTCTGGGCAGGAGCCGCCCTCGCCCGGCACGCACGAACCAGAGGATGGTCACACATCCACGTCCATTCCTGCGCCCAGGCTGCCCAGGCAGCCCTCTTCGCCCATATGCTCTCAGGCATCACCTACAGCCTGACGCTCCACGGCCCCCTCAGTGACTACGGTCCAAACCAGCAACAGAAATGGCTCAACGCCAAATTCTCCGTCGTCATCACTGAACGGCTACTGGCCGAAACCCTGCCACAACTCGACGGCTTCATGCCTACGGACGTCAGTGTCGCCCCCATGGGGGTGGAACTCTCCGACTTCACACGCGCCACACCTTATGTCCCTTGGGGTGGTGCGGGACCTGCACGGTTGTTCTGCTGCGCGCGGCTCAACCCAAGCAAAGGCCACAAGGAACTCCTCACTGCGGTCCGTCTCATCTCAGAGACCGGGATAGAGGTCCAGTTGACCATCGCAGGAGAGGACGACGCCGGAGGAAAGGGCTACAGGGCAACACTGGAGAACTTCATCAGGGAACTCGATCTCACACAGAAGGTAAGGCTCCTTGGCGCCGTCCCCGAGGACAGGATCAAGGAAGAACTGGAAAAAGCGCACATCTTCACCCTGGCCAGTCACCAGGAACCACTGGGCGTGGCCATCATGGAAGCCATGGCCATGGAGGTTCCCGTCGTTGCCACATCAGCCGGGGGCGTCCCGGACCTGATAACCACCGGACACTCCGGCACCTTGGTCGATCCCGGCAACCCTTCATCCCTCGCAAAAGCGATACTTCACCACCTGCACAACCCCTCGCACTCCACGGCCACCGGACAGCGGGCGCGCAAAGCTTTGGAAGAAAAATTCGACGTCACAAAAAGCGCCCGAATCGTTGCAGCACGGCTTTAG
- a CDS encoding chain-length determining protein produces MDPVAVIKTLWRYKVFVLPVLLLTAVAAVYMFSYAPRTYEARTTYAIVAPQVPTSEQIEKDPALGLLNTDNPYLRSADTSLVAQVAVTRLNDVATGDFLAEQGLSTDYKVERPSDAFLIDISGISDDKALAISTAKTLGERLEQDLRTIQTINGASDRYLFTALAVAPPEKATEQFSSRLRSVIVVVVAGLVLTLGAVSLARAVETSRNRERKTKDGSSKRSLPTTSEGNPTLLLPGKGLAVGNDALPPSEPLVAIRPQLRHQESKETTTTPTAQPTNSR; encoded by the coding sequence ATGGACCCCGTAGCCGTAATCAAAACCCTGTGGCGATACAAGGTCTTCGTACTCCCGGTCCTATTGCTGACGGCGGTGGCGGCGGTTTATATGTTTTCCTACGCCCCGCGAACCTATGAGGCCCGAACCACCTATGCCATAGTTGCCCCCCAGGTACCAACATCGGAGCAAATTGAGAAAGACCCTGCCTTGGGCTTGCTCAACACTGACAATCCGTACCTGCGCTCTGCCGATACATCTCTCGTTGCCCAGGTGGCTGTGACTCGTTTGAACGATGTTGCCACGGGCGATTTCCTGGCAGAACAAGGGCTAAGCACGGACTATAAAGTGGAGCGCCCCTCGGACGCCTTCCTCATCGACATCTCCGGAATATCAGATGACAAGGCACTGGCGATCAGCACCGCCAAAACCCTGGGGGAGCGCCTGGAGCAGGACCTTCGGACCATTCAAACGATCAACGGTGCCTCCGACAGATACCTGTTCACCGCTCTTGCCGTGGCCCCGCCCGAGAAGGCCACGGAACAGTTCTCCAGCAGGCTACGGTCCGTCATAGTGGTGGTGGTTGCCGGTCTCGTGCTCACCCTTGGAGCGGTCTCGCTGGCGCGCGCGGTCGAGACTTCCAGGAACCGGGAAAGGAAAACGAAGGACGGTTCCAGCAAACGGAGCTTGCCCACGACGTCCGAAGGCAACCCGACACTGTTACTGCCGGGCAAAGGCCTGGCCGTCGGGAACGACGCCCTGCCCCCTTCGGAGCCCCTTGTGGCAATCCGCCCTCAACTACGCCACCAGGAAAGCAAGGAAACCACCACAACACCAACTGCTCAGCCAACCAACAGCCGCTAA
- a CDS encoding glycosyltransferase family 4 protein, whose amino-acid sequence MRSIAGHVLTQARQHGWRAVTTKVLQKTAVKALENLAWAEPTLPLRPEDIMDAEVPSSVDSPRPRTGPLEVGWVCTPPGPGSGGHTTFFRMVQGMAERGHRCTLFLYDRNSDDVSRHAPVIRQYWPDVDAHIRSVAEGFEGMDAVVASSWPTAYATANRRGRDIHSFYFIQDYEPYFYPRGTLYWLAENSYRLGFTNIALGEMITAVMKAEIAQVPAATVPFACDTATYRLLDGKGSQPPRQGVVHYAKRAVDRRGYLLAKLALEQFHSMHPEQEIHVYGDRITGWSIPVINHGNLSPAELNELYNRTIAGLAISFTNISLVPEELLAAGNVPVLNESAFAAQVMRDPDVMWAPATPRRLAEALAQAVEAPNISARAAAIAQRRRLDWSVSRENFATVLESVCAREPGSPGLS is encoded by the coding sequence GTGAGAAGCATTGCCGGGCATGTCCTTACCCAGGCCAGGCAGCATGGCTGGCGTGCGGTCACCACGAAAGTGCTGCAGAAGACGGCCGTCAAAGCGCTGGAAAACCTCGCGTGGGCTGAGCCCACGCTGCCCCTTCGGCCCGAAGACATTATGGATGCGGAGGTGCCAAGCTCTGTGGACAGCCCACGTCCCAGAACAGGCCCCCTTGAGGTCGGTTGGGTCTGCACGCCTCCGGGACCCGGCTCAGGCGGACACACCACCTTTTTTCGCATGGTCCAGGGCATGGCCGAGCGTGGGCACCGATGCACGCTGTTTCTCTACGATCGAAACAGCGACGACGTTTCCCGCCACGCACCTGTGATCCGGCAATACTGGCCGGACGTCGATGCGCACATCAGAAGTGTTGCCGAAGGTTTCGAAGGTATGGACGCGGTGGTCGCCAGCTCGTGGCCAACCGCCTACGCGACCGCGAACCGACGCGGCCGGGACATCCACAGCTTTTACTTCATCCAGGACTACGAGCCCTACTTCTATCCCCGGGGCACGTTGTATTGGCTCGCAGAGAACAGCTATCGGCTGGGGTTCACCAACATCGCCCTCGGAGAGATGATCACAGCGGTGATGAAGGCTGAAATAGCTCAGGTGCCCGCCGCGACGGTGCCCTTCGCCTGTGACACCGCTACCTATCGGCTGCTGGATGGGAAAGGCAGTCAGCCGCCCCGTCAGGGGGTGGTCCATTACGCGAAGCGTGCTGTGGACCGCCGCGGGTACCTCCTTGCCAAGCTGGCGTTGGAGCAGTTCCACTCAATGCATCCGGAGCAGGAAATACACGTCTATGGGGACAGGATCACCGGGTGGTCCATCCCTGTGATCAACCATGGCAATCTAAGCCCTGCTGAATTGAATGAGCTCTACAACCGCACCATTGCAGGACTTGCCATCTCATTCACCAATATTTCCCTCGTCCCGGAAGAGCTTCTGGCCGCAGGGAACGTTCCTGTGCTTAATGAATCGGCCTTCGCGGCGCAGGTAATGAGGGATCCCGACGTCATGTGGGCACCGGCCACCCCCCGCAGGCTGGCGGAAGCACTGGCACAAGCTGTTGAGGCCCCCAATATTTCCGCACGCGCGGCGGCCATAGCGCAGCGGCGGCGACTGGACTGGTCAGTATCGCGGGAGAACTTTGCCACGGTGCTTGAATCAGTCTGCGCCCGGGAACCAGGAAGTCCGGGGCTGTCATGA
- a CDS encoding glycosyltransferase gives MTVSHPSGAVIIPAHNEAGVIGRTLEALREVIDWGTVDVVVACNGCMDSTAAIASRCQGVRVVEVSEASKPAALNAADLATHRWPRLYLDADIEVSAPALRAVFVALEGDALLAARPAYRYDTEGASVLVRAYYRARTRIPGNSGGLWGAGAYALSFSGHERMGTFPALTGDDYYVDRLFSAQEKAVLPTEPVVVRTPRTCAALLSVLRRTYRGNAELDGASGDSSTGRTVRELLASVRGPLSAFDAAVYVVFAGAGRRRPLFGRKARPGWERDESSR, from the coding sequence ATGACGGTGTCCCATCCCTCCGGTGCAGTGATCATCCCGGCGCACAATGAGGCGGGTGTTATCGGCAGGACGCTGGAGGCGTTGAGGGAGGTTATTGATTGGGGCACAGTTGATGTTGTGGTGGCCTGTAACGGGTGCATGGATTCCACGGCGGCTATCGCGTCGCGGTGCCAGGGGGTTCGCGTCGTTGAAGTGTCCGAGGCCTCCAAGCCGGCGGCTTTGAACGCTGCGGATCTGGCGACGCACCGTTGGCCGCGCCTTTACCTGGATGCTGATATCGAGGTCAGTGCCCCTGCGCTTCGCGCTGTTTTTGTGGCTCTTGAAGGCGACGCTTTGTTGGCTGCACGTCCGGCTTACCGCTACGACACTGAGGGTGCTTCGGTGTTGGTGCGGGCGTATTACCGCGCCCGCACCCGAATACCGGGTAACTCCGGGGGCCTCTGGGGTGCAGGGGCTTATGCCTTGAGCTTTTCCGGGCACGAGAGGATGGGGACGTTTCCTGCCCTTACCGGTGATGACTACTATGTGGACCGGCTCTTTTCTGCCCAGGAGAAGGCCGTGCTGCCTACCGAGCCTGTGGTGGTCCGGACGCCCCGGACGTGTGCGGCGTTGTTGTCTGTTCTTAGGCGCACGTATCGGGGGAACGCGGAGCTTGATGGCGCATCGGGGGATTCTTCCACTGGGCGCACGGTCCGTGAGTTGCTTGCCTCCGTCCGGGGGCCGCTGAGTGCGTTCGATGCCGCCGTCTACGTCGTGTTCGCCGGTGCGGGCCGCCGTCGTCCGCTGTTCGGCCGCAAGGCCCGGCCTGGCTGGGAGCGGGACGAGAGTAGTCGGTAG
- a CDS encoding oligosaccharide flippase family protein, with the protein MTTTSGVDRSLGARSASATLWGGVNMALGRIVQFATTIIVARIIAPEHFGALAVAIVVQTIATNMAELGATAALARGNGDPDRIAPTVFSISLVTSAVMTAGAMALAPALAAAFDDPAATPVIQVLSLTILLQGVGAVPSTMVWREFLQKPRVVVDVGSVVVVLVLVVPMALDGWGAMALAWSRVGGQLFAMVGYWIITPRRYAPGFDRAVAAEVLRLGMPLAMANLVVFVTLNMDYLLIGRMLDPAALGLYLLAFNLAGLPSSVITAVIRATAVPTFGRLFAEGTLGELAGRFVAGVSYCAFPISAMVVALAQPLIVTAYGQAWAPAGTALATLGVFGATRILVELFADLSVGAGKTVWLFWVQVAWLVALTPALYFGIQWWGIAGAGVAHAAVACLIVIPLYLMVLTSVLGVRAWELVRGSIAPLAAAVVAGFSARLATMGIAEPWMALLLGGCLGGAIYVLLTFRQGKVLLGTVRGLLGQGQSLPRSTHAMKGQP; encoded by the coding sequence ATGACGACGACCAGCGGCGTTGACCGTTCTCTGGGCGCACGGTCCGCGAGCGCCACGCTCTGGGGCGGGGTGAATATGGCCCTGGGCAGGATCGTCCAGTTTGCCACCACCATCATCGTGGCCCGGATAATTGCGCCCGAACACTTCGGCGCGCTCGCCGTGGCTATCGTGGTGCAAACGATCGCTACGAACATGGCTGAGTTGGGCGCCACAGCCGCGTTGGCCAGGGGTAATGGGGATCCGGACAGGATCGCCCCTACTGTTTTCTCCATCTCTTTGGTCACCAGCGCAGTGATGACTGCCGGAGCCATGGCCTTGGCTCCGGCCTTGGCTGCGGCCTTTGATGACCCCGCTGCCACCCCTGTGATCCAGGTGCTCTCTTTGACCATCCTGCTTCAGGGTGTTGGCGCTGTTCCCTCCACCATGGTTTGGCGTGAGTTCCTGCAGAAGCCGCGGGTTGTGGTTGACGTTGGAAGTGTAGTGGTGGTGCTGGTGCTTGTTGTTCCCATGGCGCTGGACGGGTGGGGTGCGATGGCGCTGGCTTGGTCCAGGGTGGGCGGCCAGCTTTTCGCCATGGTTGGGTATTGGATCATTACACCCAGGAGGTACGCACCCGGCTTTGACCGCGCGGTGGCCGCGGAGGTCCTGCGCTTGGGCATGCCGTTGGCTATGGCAAACCTGGTGGTGTTTGTCACCCTCAACATGGACTACCTTCTGATTGGCCGGATGCTGGACCCAGCCGCCCTGGGTCTTTACCTGCTCGCCTTCAATTTGGCCGGACTTCCCAGCTCGGTGATCACGGCTGTCATCCGGGCCACCGCGGTGCCCACTTTCGGCAGGCTCTTCGCTGAGGGCACCCTTGGTGAGTTGGCGGGGCGGTTCGTGGCTGGTGTTTCTTACTGTGCGTTCCCGATTTCGGCGATGGTTGTTGCACTTGCGCAGCCGCTGATTGTCACGGCGTACGGACAGGCCTGGGCACCGGCGGGCACCGCGCTGGCCACCCTTGGTGTTTTTGGGGCCACAAGGATCCTTGTGGAACTCTTTGCCGACCTGAGCGTGGGGGCCGGGAAGACTGTGTGGCTTTTCTGGGTCCAGGTTGCCTGGCTTGTGGCCCTTACGCCCGCATTGTATTTCGGGATCCAGTGGTGGGGGATTGCCGGTGCCGGAGTAGCCCACGCCGCTGTCGCCTGCCTGATCGTCATACCTTTGTACCTGATGGTTCTCACATCTGTGCTGGGCGTCCGCGCCTGGGAGTTGGTCCGTGGAAGTATCGCCCCCCTTGCGGCAGCCGTGGTGGCGGGATTTTCGGCCCGGCTCGCCACGATGGGCATCGCGGAACCTTGGATGGCACTCCTGCTGGGAGGCTGCTTGGGTGGGGCCATCTATGTGCTGCTGACGTTCCGGCAAGGGAAAGTACTGCTGGGGACAGTGCGGGGACTGCTTGGTCAGGGCCAATCCCTCCCCAGGAGCACGCATGCCATGAAGGGTCAGCCATGA
- a CDS encoding DUF6492 family protein, giving the protein MMPNPPISSEGLLPGGTLAVVTPSYLPDRELCSDLNRSVLEMTEPDVVHHIIVPDQDFPAFSGLRGPRTEVHVAREFLPRSFVKAPGLNVWINAAHPWPPIRGWIAQQIIKLAVVSRLDVDGALLLDSDSILIRQTSLDTFRKNGRIALYRAPDAVDDTLPRHRLWHVTARRLLGLDPPPTCELADYVCWPCLWEPPSVRTMLQHIQNVTGRHWSTAIGAHLHFSEMMLYGLYVDEVVAGMVPTVREMRGIVHTAEVPLSEAEIQLLLSEAPHDKNVVMLSAKAGIPLEVRRRALRSFLDSSLGPERGEVQ; this is encoded by the coding sequence ATGATGCCGAACCCGCCAATCAGCAGTGAGGGCCTCCTGCCGGGCGGCACACTGGCTGTTGTCACCCCGAGCTATTTGCCCGACCGTGAGTTGTGCTCGGACCTCAACCGGTCTGTGCTCGAGATGACTGAGCCAGACGTCGTACACCACATCATCGTGCCGGATCAGGACTTCCCCGCCTTCTCCGGCCTCCGCGGGCCCAGGACAGAAGTGCACGTTGCCCGGGAATTTCTTCCCCGTTCTTTTGTCAAAGCCCCGGGATTGAACGTGTGGATTAATGCGGCGCACCCGTGGCCGCCGATCCGCGGCTGGATCGCCCAACAGATCATCAAACTGGCCGTCGTCTCGCGGCTCGATGTTGACGGGGCGCTGCTCCTGGACTCGGACAGCATCCTCATACGACAGACAAGCCTCGATACGTTCCGTAAGAACGGCCGTATTGCTCTTTATCGCGCCCCTGATGCCGTTGACGACACCCTTCCAAGGCACAGGCTGTGGCACGTTACTGCACGCCGGCTCCTTGGTCTTGATCCTCCTCCCACATGCGAGCTGGCGGACTACGTCTGCTGGCCGTGCCTGTGGGAGCCACCTTCGGTGAGAACCATGCTCCAGCACATCCAAAACGTCACGGGCCGGCACTGGTCCACCGCGATTGGAGCGCATCTGCATTTTTCCGAAATGATGCTGTACGGCCTCTACGTAGACGAAGTCGTCGCTGGCATGGTCCCAACCGTCCGGGAGATGCGTGGCATTGTCCACACCGCCGAAGTTCCCCTGAGCGAGGCGGAAATCCAACTTCTCCTCAGTGAGGCACCCCATGACAAGAATGTGGTGATGCTCTCCGCGAAGGCCGGGATCCCCCTGGAAGTGCGCAGGCGGGCACTTAGGTCGTTCCTGGACTCGTCCCTTGGCCCGGAACGGGGGGAGGTCCAGTGA